From a single SAR202 cluster bacterium genomic region:
- the rpsR gene encoding 30S ribosomal protein S18 has protein sequence MTTTSSGGGQYGGAPGRRDAGRGDRPRRRFVPRRKVCAFCVEKVSDIDYKDVQRLRRYVSDRAKIDPRRRSGTCARHQRALSKAIKRARTVALLPFSVNHRRAAGV, from the coding sequence ATGACCACCACGTCCTCCGGCGGCGGCCAATACGGCGGCGCCCCTGGCAGAAGAGATGCGGGAAGAGGAGATCGACCCCGACGCAGGTTTGTGCCGCGCCGTAAGGTGTGCGCTTTCTGTGTAGAGAAGGTCAGCGATATAGATTACAAGGATGTGCAGCGTCTGCGGAGATATGTATCCGACCGAGCGAAGATAGACCCTCGACGGCGGTCGGGAACCTGCGCAAGGCATCAAAGGGCGCTGTCGAAAGCGATAAAGCGCGCGCGAACTGTTGCGTTGCTGCCTTTTAGCGTCAACCATCGGCGTGCCGCAGGCGTATAG
- the ssb gene encoding single-stranded DNA-binding protein: protein MAPGLNKIMVIGNLGTDPEMRYTPSGKPVTTFRLACTRSFRNDDGSKRDETEWFTIVAWERLAEQCNQFLSKGRRAYIEGRFRSRRWEGQDGQPRFVNEIVANSVLFLDQASAAEEGGQPSGEPQDADEVPF from the coding sequence ATGGCGCCCGGACTGAATAAGATAATGGTTATAGGCAATCTGGGCACTGACCCGGAGATGCGCTACACGCCCAGCGGCAAGCCGGTAACAACCTTTCGATTGGCGTGCACGCGTTCGTTCAGGAATGACGACGGGTCTAAACGGGACGAGACGGAGTGGTTCACTATAGTGGCATGGGAACGCCTAGCCGAGCAGTGCAACCAGTTTCTGTCCAAAGGACGGCGCGCGTATATCGAGGGGCGTTTTAGGAGCCGGCGATGGGAGGGGCAGGACGGCCAGCCTCGATTTGTGAATGAGATAGTAGCGAACTCGGTCCTCTTTTTGGACCAGGCTTCCGCGGCGGAAGAGGGCGGGCAGCCAAGCGGCGAACCTCAAGACGCCGACGAAGTGCCGTTCTAA
- the rpsF gene encoding 30S ribosomal protein S6, with amino-acid sequence MKQNYELMVVLNPALTKEDSGSAKERIKDLMGRNGAEFLNEEDWGTRRLAYPIRKTGHTYLEGSYYLTKFKMERSAIKEVEGQLRISEQVLRHLLVKIEPPKPQPVKAEAAPAAAEAPAAAAPAPAGAEVKEPEEAKQPS; translated from the coding sequence ATGAAGCAGAATTACGAACTTATGGTGGTATTGAATCCCGCCCTCACCAAAGAGGACAGCGGGAGCGCTAAGGAGCGCATTAAGGACTTAATGGGCAGAAATGGGGCCGAGTTCCTTAATGAAGAGGACTGGGGTACCAGGCGGCTGGCTTACCCCATTCGAAAGACCGGCCACACATATCTGGAAGGCAGCTATTATCTCACCAAGTTTAAGATGGAGCGGTCGGCGATAAAGGAAGTGGAAGGGCAACTACGGATTTCAGAGCAGGTATTGCGGCATTTGCTGGTAAAGATAGAGCCGCCCAAGCCGCAGCCCGTAAAGGCGGAGGCGGCTCCCGCGGCCGCGGAAGCTCCCGCCGCCGCAGCGCCCGCTCCCGCCGGGGCTGAAGTGAAAGAGCCTGAAGAGGCCAAGCAGCCGAGCTAA
- a CDS encoding serine hydroxymethyltransferase: MSVLSAADPQVSQAIEKENQRQRNNIVLIASENYASRAVLEAQATVMNNKYAEGYPGRRYYGGCENVDVVEQLAIDRAKALFGAQHANVQPHSGAQANMAAYFSLIQPGDTVMGMRLDQGGHLTHGSPVNFSGKLYNFVGYGVDRETETIDFDEVEKLANERRPKIIVAGYTAYPRKIDFERFRKIADGVEATLMVDMAHIAGLIAGGAHPSPLPHAHVVTSTTQKTLRGPRGGLILTTEELSKKVDRAVFPYTQGGPFMHVIAAKAVCFGEAQKPAFGKYAKSVVENARALASALSAGGLRIVSGGTDNHLILVDLRHMGIKGNQAEQLLEKASIVANKNAIPYDPEPPRVASGLRLGSAAVTSRGFGPQEMAKVGELIVRALKAGENDAATKAVKQDAEKLASSFPMPGIDS; the protein is encoded by the coding sequence ATGAGCGTACTTTCGGCTGCGGACCCGCAGGTATCGCAGGCAATAGAAAAAGAGAACCAGCGGCAGCGCAATAATATAGTGCTGATAGCTTCCGAGAACTATGCCAGCAGGGCTGTGCTGGAAGCTCAGGCTACGGTGATGAATAACAAGTACGCCGAGGGGTATCCCGGGCGCCGTTATTATGGGGGCTGCGAGAATGTGGACGTGGTGGAGCAGCTGGCGATAGATAGAGCCAAGGCGCTTTTCGGAGCGCAGCATGCCAATGTGCAACCGCATAGCGGCGCGCAGGCCAACATGGCGGCGTACTTCTCACTGATCCAGCCGGGGGATACGGTGATGGGGATGAGGCTGGACCAGGGGGGCCATCTTACGCACGGGAGTCCAGTGAACTTTTCCGGTAAGCTGTACAACTTTGTCGGCTACGGGGTGGACCGGGAGACGGAGACCATTGACTTTGACGAAGTGGAAAAGCTTGCCAATGAGCGAAGGCCCAAGATAATCGTCGCGGGATATACGGCCTACCCCAGGAAGATTGATTTCGAGAGATTTCGTAAAATTGCGGACGGCGTCGAGGCTACGCTGATGGTAGACATGGCGCACATCGCGGGGCTGATAGCGGGCGGGGCGCACCCGTCGCCGCTGCCCCACGCGCATGTAGTGACGTCAACGACACAGAAGACGCTAAGAGGGCCTAGGGGCGGGTTGATATTGACTACGGAGGAGCTGTCTAAAAAGGTTGACCGGGCGGTGTTCCCGTACACCCAGGGCGGGCCGTTCATGCACGTGATAGCCGCTAAAGCTGTATGTTTCGGCGAGGCGCAAAAGCCTGCCTTTGGGAAGTACGCGAAGTCGGTGGTGGAGAACGCGCGGGCGCTGGCGTCGGCGCTGTCCGCCGGGGGACTTCGGATAGTGTCCGGCGGGACGGACAATCATCTGATACTGGTGGACTTGCGGCATATGGGGATCAAGGGAAATCAGGCAGAGCAGCTACTTGAGAAGGCATCCATAGTCGCCAATAAGAACGCGATTCCGTACGATCCTGAACCGCCAAGAGTAGCCAGCGGGTTGAGATTGGGGTCTGCGGCGGTCACCAGCCGGGGCTTTGGCCCTCAGGAGATGGCCAAGGTGGGGGAACTTATCGTGAGGGCGCTGAAGGCAGGAGAGAACGACGCTGCCACAAAAGCGGTGAAGCAGGATGCGGAAAAGCTGGCTTCTTCCTTCCCAATGCCCGGAATTGATTCCTAA
- a CDS encoding nodulation protein NfeD has product MMKLRTRGLPVRAKSPFSKPLRFALLALCLISFALGLTGLAAAQGQTVYVAEVDGMINSVTQRYIQRAIDKGEEDNAEVVIVALDTPGGLLSSTRKIVEALLEAEVPTVVYVSPSGAHAASAGTFITAAAHFAVMAPGTNIGAATPVGGGGEDLPDTLADKATNDAAALMRSIAAERGRNAEKLEATVLEATSYSANEALDLNIINFTASSLEDLLSQLHGRQVTLSQGIITLDTQDADVKDLNMGLINRFLFILADPNIAFLLLSLGGLGLVIEIINPGLIFPGVLGAILIALAFVSLGNLPVNWAGVALILLAAALFVTEFYVSGFGLLGVGAIVSFIIGSLLLFAHFGAPSPTAPSIEVSLWLLVPIAALLTLIGAFFIWTIAKTRKVTSTLGLSPLIGAEAVVLSDLNPRGTIRLKTETWTAETPSGAVVKAGEKVRVVGMDGPILTVEPLPSPTRLNQ; this is encoded by the coding sequence ATGATGAAATTGCGTACGCGCGGTTTGCCAGTGCGAGCTAAAAGCCCCTTCAGCAAGCCTCTGCGATTTGCCCTCCTGGCCCTCTGCCTCATCTCCTTCGCCTTGGGCCTCACAGGCCTCGCCGCCGCCCAGGGTCAAACCGTGTACGTCGCCGAAGTCGACGGCATGATCAACTCTGTCACCCAGCGCTACATCCAGCGCGCCATCGACAAGGGCGAAGAAGACAATGCGGAAGTCGTCATCGTCGCGCTGGACACGCCTGGCGGCCTCCTATCCTCCACCCGCAAAATCGTGGAGGCCCTTCTGGAGGCGGAAGTCCCCACTGTCGTCTATGTTTCTCCCAGCGGCGCCCACGCCGCCTCGGCCGGCACCTTTATAACAGCGGCTGCCCACTTCGCCGTCATGGCCCCCGGCACCAACATCGGTGCCGCCACCCCTGTCGGAGGCGGCGGCGAAGACCTCCCCGACACTCTGGCCGACAAAGCCACCAACGACGCCGCCGCCCTCATGCGTTCCATCGCCGCCGAACGAGGCCGCAACGCCGAAAAGCTGGAAGCCACCGTTCTTGAGGCGACATCCTATTCTGCCAACGAGGCCCTTGACCTGAATATAATCAACTTCACTGCCTCCAGCCTTGAGGACCTGCTTTCACAGCTCCACGGGCGGCAAGTAACTCTAAGTCAGGGCATTATTACCCTGGACACCCAGGACGCGGATGTTAAAGACCTGAACATGGGCCTGATAAACCGCTTCCTCTTCATCCTCGCCGACCCAAACATCGCCTTCCTCCTTTTGTCCTTGGGCGGCCTGGGTCTCGTCATCGAGATCATTAACCCAGGCCTTATATTTCCCGGCGTCCTCGGCGCTATCCTCATCGCCTTGGCCTTCGTCAGCCTCGGCAACCTGCCGGTCAACTGGGCGGGCGTGGCCCTGATTCTCCTGGCCGCCGCCCTGTTCGTTACCGAATTCTACGTCTCAGGCTTCGGACTGCTCGGGGTAGGCGCCATCGTAAGTTTTATCATCGGTTCCCTCTTGCTCTTTGCGCATTTCGGCGCGCCATCACCCACCGCTCCTTCCATTGAAGTAAGCCTTTGGCTCCTAGTGCCCATAGCCGCTCTGTTAACCCTTATCGGCGCTTTCTTCATCTGGACCATCGCCAAAACTCGAAAGGTCACCTCCACCCTGGGCCTTTCCCCTTTGATTGGCGCCGAAGCCGTGGTACTCTCTGACTTGAATCCCCGCGGCACCATTCGATTGAAAACGGAAACCTGGACAGCCGAGACTCCCTCCGGGGCCGTTGTCAAAGCCGGCGAAAAAGTCAGGGTTGTCGGAATGGACGGCCCTATTCTTACCGTCGAACCCTTGCCATCCCCAACCAGGTTAAACCAATAA
- a CDS encoding SPFH/Band 7/PHB domain protein — translation MPLGFTVVRQYERMVVLRWGHLNRVVSAGFRIVIPIMEDARKVDLRERVQKVPTQKYITADNVVVDMDFVIYYRIIEEQAEQAVLNVQNFEQAVVNLAVATLRAVIGNTSLANALAERERIRDALQLRLDEVTGRWAVKVSQVEINEIDPPPGVKAAMERQKSADAIKTAEITESEGHRQAQINRAEGEKQAAILQAEGKRQSEILQAEGDQQAAVLRAEGFSTALDKIFQVASGIDSKTLSLQYFEVLKQLGSSPATKFIFPMEFTSMLRPFLNLGGNGGQGQEVKE, via the coding sequence ATGCCTCTAGGCTTTACCGTCGTAAGACAATACGAACGAATGGTGGTACTGCGCTGGGGTCATCTAAATCGAGTTGTGAGCGCGGGATTCCGCATCGTCATCCCTATTATGGAAGACGCCCGCAAGGTGGACCTCCGGGAGCGCGTTCAAAAAGTCCCCACCCAGAAGTACATCACCGCCGACAACGTGGTGGTGGACATGGACTTCGTCATCTACTACCGCATCATCGAAGAGCAGGCCGAGCAGGCTGTACTCAACGTCCAGAACTTTGAGCAGGCCGTGGTCAATCTCGCCGTGGCTACCCTGAGGGCCGTCATTGGCAACACCTCCCTCGCCAACGCCCTGGCGGAACGCGAGCGTATTCGCGACGCCCTCCAGCTGCGACTGGACGAAGTCACCGGGCGATGGGCCGTTAAGGTCAGCCAGGTGGAGATCAACGAAATCGACCCGCCGCCCGGCGTCAAGGCCGCTATGGAGCGTCAGAAGTCCGCTGACGCCATCAAGACCGCCGAAATTACCGAGTCTGAAGGCCATCGCCAGGCCCAGATAAATCGCGCCGAGGGCGAGAAGCAGGCCGCCATCCTTCAGGCCGAGGGCAAACGCCAGTCCGAAATCCTTCAGGCGGAAGGCGACCAGCAGGCCGCCGTCCTCCGCGCCGAAGGCTTCAGCACCGCCCTGGACAAAATCTTCCAGGTAGCCAGCGGTATAGACTCCAAGACCCTCAGCCTTCAATATTTCGAGGTCTTAAAGCAGTTGGGCAGCAGCCCCGCCACTAAATTCATCTTTCCCATGGAGTTCACCTCCATGCTCCGCCCCTTCCTGAACCTGGGCGGCAACGGTGGCCAGGGACAAGAGGTCAAGGAATAA
- a CDS encoding HPF/RaiA family ribosome-associated protein, translating to MDRLARHLPSSARASVELVKEGVRAQGQRLLAEITLDVNGVILRSEERGANARAAMDASVDVMDRRIDKYKGKNYRTEQAKRRVRRGRARAAAAEGLEEAGEPIDGVVVKYKAFSVKPMTVDEAIFQMELLGHSFFLFYNSESQIYNVVYVRKDGAYGLIQPEPPL from the coding sequence ATGGACCGCCTGGCCCGGCACCTGCCGTCGTCGGCGAGGGCGTCGGTAGAACTGGTGAAGGAGGGGGTCAGGGCGCAGGGGCAGCGGCTGCTGGCGGAGATAACGCTGGATGTGAACGGCGTCATTCTCAGGTCAGAAGAGCGGGGCGCCAATGCAAGGGCGGCAATGGACGCGTCAGTAGATGTGATGGACCGCCGGATCGATAAGTATAAGGGGAAGAATTACAGGACGGAGCAGGCTAAACGAAGGGTCCGACGGGGGAGGGCGCGCGCCGCCGCTGCCGAAGGACTGGAGGAGGCGGGGGAGCCTATCGATGGAGTTGTGGTGAAGTACAAGGCGTTTTCCGTAAAGCCGATGACGGTAGATGAGGCGATCTTTCAGATGGAGTTATTGGGGCACTCCTTCTTTCTTTTTTATAACAGCGAGAGCCAGATTTATAACGTGGTGTATGTGAGGAAGGACGGGGCTTACGGGTTGATTCAGCCGGAGCCGCCGTTATAA
- a CDS encoding DUF429 domain-containing protein: MYSVGIDLSSSPKRTSIFVGMDCSGTLTRLSLFKEAEEVLEMLEERRPEVVAVDVPLGLPSGLHCLEESCPCKPSNGRKGRAGEVELAQMGIGCFFTNKRSIIKPLIYRGIKFRKLLVERGYRVIEVYPYATKVMVFGDQMPSKNKPEALGYLRTNLPLLVQGAEEYSKGLNHDKCDAILTAYTANLFLRRETDSLGNEEEGAIAVPRLQKASRNGRLTYA; this comes from the coding sequence ATGTACAGCGTAGGAATTGATTTGAGCTCATCCCCAAAGCGCACGAGTATTTTCGTGGGCATGGACTGTTCCGGCACACTCACCAGGCTATCTTTGTTCAAGGAAGCGGAGGAGGTGCTGGAGATGCTGGAGGAAAGGAGGCCGGAGGTGGTGGCGGTGGACGTCCCGCTGGGTCTGCCGTCGGGCCTTCACTGTTTGGAAGAGAGCTGCCCATGCAAGCCTTCCAACGGGCGGAAAGGGCGAGCGGGGGAGGTAGAGCTGGCGCAGATGGGGATAGGGTGTTTCTTCACCAACAAGAGGTCGATAATCAAACCTCTAATATATAGGGGCATAAAGTTTCGCAAGCTACTGGTCGAGCGGGGCTATAGGGTCATTGAGGTATATCCTTATGCAACAAAGGTAATGGTCTTCGGGGACCAGATGCCATCGAAAAACAAGCCGGAGGCCCTGGGGTACTTGAGGACTAACTTGCCTTTGTTAGTCCAGGGCGCTGAGGAGTACTCCAAGGGCTTAAACCATGACAAGTGCGACGCTATCCTGACGGCATACACAGCGAACCTCTTTCTCAGGAGGGAGACGGACAGCCTTGGAAACGAGGAGGAGGGAGCGATAGCCGTCCCGAGGCTGCAAAAGGCGTCGAGGAACGGCCGACTGACCTACGCCTAG
- the meaB gene encoding methylmalonyl Co-A mutase-associated GTPase MeaB, whose product MLQLSDRLLKGDPRALSRALSLLERGDVQVSTLMQEVHHKTGKAYCIGVTGPPGAGKSTLIGRLTEAYRKKGLSVGIIAVDPTSPYSGGALLGDRIRMEGHYLDPGVFIRSMATRGSHGGLPRIIKAAARLLDASGKDVVLVETVGVGQTELDIMSVADTVVVTLVPEAGDSIQALKAGLMEAADIFVVNKADRQGAEQMAAAVKGGISTASTDTDWSPPVLLTHAHTGEGMDRLLGKLEEHRDFLISTSRLEERRRQRRTREFTEVLREELYKRIERQIEMSSKLKDLLGRVESGDLEPYSAARRCVEDASLLGGKATAA is encoded by the coding sequence ATGCTTCAACTGTCGGATAGGCTTTTGAAGGGAGACCCGCGCGCGCTTTCTAGAGCCCTTTCCCTTTTGGAGCGGGGAGACGTCCAGGTGTCGACTCTAATGCAGGAGGTGCATCACAAAACGGGAAAGGCCTATTGCATCGGCGTCACCGGCCCGCCAGGTGCTGGGAAGAGCACACTGATCGGGAGGCTGACAGAGGCGTATCGTAAAAAGGGTTTGTCGGTGGGGATTATCGCAGTGGACCCGACTAGCCCTTATAGCGGCGGAGCGCTGCTGGGTGACCGGATACGGATGGAGGGCCACTACCTGGACCCCGGGGTGTTTATCCGCAGCATGGCTACTCGAGGCAGCCACGGCGGGCTGCCCAGGATAATTAAGGCTGCGGCGCGGCTGCTGGACGCTTCCGGAAAGGATGTGGTTCTGGTGGAGACGGTAGGTGTAGGACAGACGGAACTGGATATTATGAGCGTGGCCGATACGGTAGTGGTGACCCTGGTGCCTGAGGCGGGGGATTCGATCCAGGCGCTGAAGGCGGGACTGATGGAGGCGGCCGATATATTCGTGGTGAACAAGGCTGACCGCCAGGGCGCCGAGCAGATGGCCGCCGCTGTTAAGGGAGGGATATCCACCGCGTCCACGGATACGGATTGGTCGCCGCCGGTGCTGTTGACCCATGCGCATACGGGCGAGGGGATGGACAGGCTGCTGGGCAAGCTGGAGGAACACAGAGATTTTCTTATAAGCACGTCTAGGCTGGAGGAGCGGAGGCGGCAGCGGCGCACGAGAGAGTTTACGGAGGTGCTGAGAGAAGAACTATACAAGCGAATTGAGCGGCAAATAGAGATGAGTTCGAAGTTGAAGGACTTGCTGGGACGTGTGGAGAGCGGTGATTTGGAACCATATTCCGCGGCTCGGCGTTGTGTGGAAGACGCTTCTCTTTTAGGCGGAAAGGCAACGGCGGCCTAG
- a CDS encoding iron ABC transporter substrate-binding protein, with the protein MSLSKPGLPAWFTRARLPLLLLTLFASLALGAVACGEDSTPTRTTQPAATGSPVASPSPTNTPVASSRTLTIYSGRAESLVDPIIKQFSQATGIKVEVKYAGTPQLAATLLEEGRNSPADVFYAQDPGGLGSVEELLAPLPQSVVNLAPEWARSPDGKWIGVSGRARVVVYNTSKLKESDLPEDIYNFVDPKWKGRIGFAPTNASLQTMITGMRSLWGEAKTKQWLEGIKANDFKTYNNNSSVVDAVSKGEIDVGFVNHYYLYQFLSERGESFPARNYHTKAGGPGALVMVSGAGILNTSKNKEAAQKFLEFMLSPVAQQYFASKTYEYPLVEGISVNRLLTPIDQINQPNITMKQLADLEGTQKIMREAGILP; encoded by the coding sequence ATGAGCTTATCCAAGCCCGGACTTCCCGCCTGGTTCACCCGCGCCAGGCTGCCCCTCCTCCTCCTCACCCTCTTCGCCTCCCTGGCCCTCGGCGCCGTCGCCTGCGGCGAGGACTCCACCCCAACACGTACTACCCAGCCCGCCGCCACCGGCTCCCCCGTTGCCTCTCCTAGTCCTACCAACACCCCCGTCGCTTCATCCCGGACACTCACCATCTACTCCGGTCGCGCCGAAAGCCTGGTGGACCCCATCATTAAGCAGTTCAGCCAGGCCACCGGCATTAAGGTCGAAGTCAAGTACGCCGGCACTCCCCAGCTCGCCGCCACCCTTCTGGAAGAGGGCCGAAACAGCCCCGCCGACGTCTTTTACGCCCAGGACCCCGGAGGCCTCGGCTCCGTCGAAGAGCTTCTTGCTCCATTGCCTCAATCAGTCGTCAACCTGGCTCCTGAATGGGCCCGCTCGCCTGACGGCAAGTGGATTGGCGTATCAGGCCGCGCCCGCGTGGTTGTATACAACACCTCCAAGTTGAAAGAATCAGACCTCCCTGAGGACATCTATAACTTCGTCGACCCCAAGTGGAAGGGCCGCATCGGTTTTGCGCCCACCAACGCCTCCCTCCAGACCATGATCACCGGCATGCGCAGCCTCTGGGGCGAGGCCAAGACCAAACAGTGGCTGGAAGGGATCAAGGCCAACGACTTCAAGACCTATAACAACAATTCCTCCGTGGTCGACGCCGTCTCCAAAGGTGAAATCGATGTCGGCTTCGTCAACCACTACTACCTCTACCAGTTCCTCTCCGAGCGTGGCGAATCCTTCCCAGCCCGTAACTACCATACCAAGGCCGGCGGCCCCGGCGCTCTGGTTATGGTCTCCGGCGCAGGCATACTCAATACCTCCAAAAACAAAGAGGCCGCTCAGAAGTTCCTGGAGTTCATGCTCTCTCCCGTGGCCCAGCAGTACTTCGCCAGCAAGACCTACGAGTACCCTCTAGTCGAAGGAATTAGCGTAAATCGGCTGCTTACACCCATTGACCAGATCAACCAGCCTAACATTACCATGAAGCAGCTAGCGGACCTGGAAGGCACCCAGAAAATCATGCGAGAGGCCGGCATACTTCCCTAG
- a CDS encoding iron ABC transporter permease, with product MSTAPQIALGPAVSSPAQRGRRPLPPPALLLPALLIAAAVSLPLVYLFIRTLGAGDEAWDLLFRMRTLQILGRTALLVFAVTAASIALALTLAWLTTRTDLPLCGFWTIIMSLPLVIPSYVGALLVIIALGPHGMLQGALENLFGVDRLPDLYGFPGALLILTLLSYPYVMLPMRAALSQMDPSLEEASRSLGMSRWATFRRVTLPLLRPAIASGGLLVALYTLSDFGAVSLMRYQTFTWAIYLQYESAFDRTLAAALSSVLVIVAIAILLLESRTRGKSRYYKSSAGAARKSTPVPLGSWKWPALAFCAIVLALTLALPLSILTYWAVRGIATDQSFPNLWGATANSLKVSALAALVVVLASLPVAFLSVRFPNRLSSLLERATYIGFGLPGIVIALSLVFFGAKYATSLYQTLPMLIFAYGILFLPAAVGAARVSLLQLNPRLEEAGRSLGKGGLAVMRSITLPLMRPGLLAGAALVFLLTMKELPATLILSPIGFRTLATQVWDASSEAFFARAAASALILVLVSSIPMAILVLRDYRSR from the coding sequence ATGTCCACAGCGCCACAAATCGCTTTAGGGCCTGCGGTCTCCTCCCCTGCACAGAGGGGCCGCAGGCCCTTGCCGCCCCCGGCCCTGCTTCTCCCCGCCCTCCTGATCGCGGCGGCGGTGTCCCTCCCCCTTGTCTACCTTTTCATTCGTACCCTTGGCGCTGGCGATGAAGCCTGGGACCTGCTCTTTCGAATGCGCACCCTGCAAATTCTTGGCCGCACCGCCCTCTTAGTATTCGCCGTGACCGCCGCCTCCATCGCTCTCGCTCTAACTCTAGCCTGGCTCACCACTCGTACTGACCTCCCCCTCTGCGGCTTCTGGACCATCATTATGTCCCTGCCCCTGGTAATCCCCAGCTACGTGGGTGCGCTCCTGGTCATCATTGCCCTGGGTCCCCATGGAATGCTTCAAGGCGCTCTCGAAAATCTTTTTGGTGTCGATCGCCTGCCTGATCTTTACGGTTTCCCCGGCGCCCTCCTCATCCTCACCCTTCTCAGTTACCCCTACGTCATGCTTCCCATGCGCGCCGCCCTGTCCCAGATGGACCCCTCATTGGAAGAAGCCTCCCGCAGCCTAGGCATGTCCCGCTGGGCCACCTTCCGGCGCGTCACCCTCCCCCTCCTCCGACCCGCCATCGCCTCCGGCGGCCTCCTAGTCGCCCTCTACACCCTCAGCGACTTTGGCGCCGTCTCGCTCATGCGGTACCAGACCTTCACCTGGGCCATCTATCTCCAATACGAGTCCGCCTTTGACCGCACCCTGGCAGCGGCCCTTTCCTCGGTATTAGTAATCGTCGCCATAGCTATCCTCCTCTTGGAATCCCGAACTCGAGGAAAGAGCCGCTACTACAAAAGCTCCGCCGGCGCTGCTAGAAAATCCACACCTGTCCCCCTGGGTTCCTGGAAATGGCCTGCCCTCGCCTTCTGCGCCATCGTCCTCGCCCTGACCCTCGCCCTTCCCCTCTCCATCCTCACCTACTGGGCCGTCCGCGGCATCGCTACCGACCAGTCCTTTCCTAACTTATGGGGAGCCACCGCTAACTCCCTCAAAGTCTCGGCCTTGGCCGCATTAGTTGTAGTCTTGGCCTCCCTCCCCGTAGCCTTCCTCTCCGTTCGATTTCCCAACCGGCTTTCCAGCCTCTTGGAAAGGGCTACGTACATCGGCTTTGGGCTGCCAGGCATCGTCATCGCCCTATCTCTTGTCTTCTTCGGCGCCAAATACGCCACCTCTCTTTATCAGACCCTCCCTATGCTCATATTCGCCTACGGCATCCTCTTCCTCCCCGCCGCCGTCGGCGCAGCCCGAGTCTCCCTGCTTCAGCTTAACCCCCGGCTGGAGGAGGCCGGACGAAGCCTAGGCAAAGGCGGGCTGGCCGTTATGCGCTCTATCACCCTCCCCCTCATGCGGCCCGGCCTCCTGGCGGGCGCCGCCCTGGTCTTCCTCCTGACCATGAAAGAACTCCCCGCCACCCTGATCCTCAGCCCCATCGGCTTCCGCACCCTCGCCACCCAGGTCTGGGACGCCTCCTCCGAGGCCTTCTTCGCCCGGGCCGCCGCCAGTGCCCTCATTCTTGTTTTGGTATCATCTATTCCAATGGCTATCCTCGTTCTACGAGATTACAGGTCACGATGA
- a CDS encoding ABC transporter ATP-binding protein: MTTPLALQCAHLSKRFPGGGGISDLSLDVRQGEVVALLGPSGCGKTTTLRLVAGFEAPDSGAIDIAGRPVAAHNAFLPPEKRKVGMVFQDYALFPHLTVAQNVAFGLPNNPRRDARVRNVLSMVGLLLLHSRYPHQLSGGEQQRVALARALAPEPAILLLDEPFSNLDAKLRQQVREEVKEILETSGVTAVFVTHDQEEAFYMGHRVAVLNQGRLEQAGTPEDIYHHPATAFVARFVGVADFLAVVSQSGAPVTDAGPIPPGNIEALEDGLEVMVRPDDVAFEPSENGQGRIISCRFQGASTLYRLLLDSGETVHALSASPRSYPAGARVRVWLQPGHRLVCFKGGHAVRL; the protein is encoded by the coding sequence ATGACAACACCCCTAGCCCTTCAATGCGCCCATCTGTCCAAGCGCTTTCCGGGCGGCGGCGGCATCTCTGACCTAAGCCTGGACGTGCGTCAGGGCGAAGTCGTAGCACTCCTCGGCCCCAGCGGCTGCGGCAAGACCACCACCCTCAGGCTCGTCGCCGGCTTCGAAGCCCCGGACTCCGGCGCCATCGATATCGCTGGCCGGCCGGTGGCTGCCCACAACGCCTTCCTCCCTCCCGAAAAGCGAAAGGTCGGCATGGTCTTCCAGGACTACGCCCTCTTCCCTCACCTCACCGTGGCTCAAAACGTGGCTTTCGGCCTCCCCAATAACCCTCGCCGGGATGCGCGAGTCCGCAACGTTCTCTCCATGGTCGGCCTTCTCCTCCTCCACTCCCGATATCCCCACCAGCTATCCGGCGGCGAGCAGCAGCGCGTCGCCCTGGCTCGCGCTCTGGCCCCCGAGCCTGCCATCCTACTCCTGGACGAGCCATTCTCCAACCTTGACGCCAAGCTCCGACAGCAAGTCCGAGAGGAGGTCAAGGAAATTTTGGAGACCAGCGGCGTCACCGCCGTCTTCGTCACTCACGACCAGGAAGAGGCCTTCTATATGGGCCATCGAGTCGCCGTGCTCAATCAGGGCCGCCTTGAGCAGGCGGGAACGCCCGAGGACATCTACCATCATCCCGCCACCGCTTTCGTCGCCAGGTTCGTCGGCGTCGCCGACTTCCTCGCCGTCGTCTCCCAAAGCGGCGCCCCCGTCACCGACGCCGGCCCCATCCCCCCTGGCAACATCGAAGCGCTTGAGGACGGCCTCGAAGTCATGGTACGCCCCGACGACGTGGCCTTTGAGCCTTCTGAAAACGGCCAGGGGCGCATTATCTCCTGCCGATTTCAGGGCGCCTCCACCCTCTACCGCCTCCTCCTGGACTCCGGCGAGACCGTCCACGCCCTCAGCGCCTCCCCACGCAGCTATCCTGCCGGCGCCCGGGTCAGGGTCTGGCTCCAGCCAGGCCATCGTCTCGTCTGTTTCAAGGGCGGCCACGCAGTCCGCTTATAG